The following proteins are encoded in a genomic region of Pan troglodytes isolate AG18354 chromosome 2, NHGRI_mPanTro3-v2.0_pri, whole genome shotgun sequence:
- the IGSF11 gene encoding immunoglobulin superfamily member 11 isoform X5 — protein sequence MSLVELLLWWNCFSRTGVAASLEVSESPGSIQVARGQTAVLPCTFTTSAALINLNVIWMVTPLSNANQPEQVILYQGGQMFDGAPRFHGRVGFTGTMPATNVSIFINNTQLSDTGTYQCLVNNLPDIGGRNIGVTGLTVLVPPSAPHCQIQGSQDIGSDVILLCSSEEGIPRPTYLWEKLDNTLKLPPTATQDQVQGTVTIRNISALSSGLYQCVASNAIGTSTCLLDLQVISPQPRNIGLIAGAIGTGAVIIIFCIALILGAFFYWRSKNKEEEEEEIPNEIREDDLPPKCSSAKAFHTEISSSDNNTLTSSNTYNSRYWSNNPKVHRNTESVNHFSDLGQSFSFHSGNANIPSIYANGTHLVPGQHKTLVVTANRGSSPQVMSRSNGSVSRKPRPPHTHSYTISHATLERIGAVPVMVPAQSRAGSLV from the exons GTGTCGCAGCATCCCTGGAAGTGTCAGAGAGCCCTGGGAGTATCCAGGTGGCCCGGGGTCAGACAGCAGTCCTGCCCTGCACTTTCACTACCAGCGCTGCCCTCATTAACCTCAATGTCATTTGGATGGTCACTCCTCTCTCCAATGCCAACCAACCTGAACAG gTCATCCTGTATCAGGGTGGACAGATGTTTGATGGTGCCCCCCGGTTCCACGGTAGGGTAGGATTTACAGGCACCATGCCAGCTACCAATGTCTCTATCTTCATTAATAACACTCAGTTATCAGATACTGGCACCTACCAGTGCCTGGTCAACAACCTTCCAGACATAGGGGGCAGGAACATTGGGGTCACCGGTCTCACAGTGTTAG TTCCCCCTTCTGCCCCACACTGCCAAATCCAAGGATCCCAGGATATTGGCAGCGATGTCATCCTGCTCTGTAGCTCAGAGGAAGGCATTCCTCGACCAACTTACCTTTGGGAGAAGTTAGACAATACCCTCAAACTACCTCCAACAGCTACTCAGG ACCAGGTCCAGGGAACAGTCACCATCCGGAACATCAGTGCCCTGTCTTCAGGTTTGTACCAGTGCGTGGCTTCTAATGCTATTGGAACCAGCACCTGTCTTCTGGATCTCCAGGTTATTTCAC CCCAGCCCAGGAACATTGGACTAATAGCTGGAGCCATTGGCACTGGTGCAGTTATTATCATTTTTTGCATTGCACTAATTTTAGGGGCATTCTTTTACTggagaagcaaaaataaagaggaggaagaagaagaaattcctAATGAAATAAG AGAGGATGATCTTCCACCCAAGTGTTCTTCTGCCAAAGCATTTCACACTGAGATTTCCTCCTCGGACAACAACACACTAACCTCTTCCAATACCTACAACAGTCGATACTGGAGCAACAATCCAAAAGTTCATAGAAACACAGAGTCAGTCAACCACTTCAGTGACTTGGGCCAGTCTTTCTCTTTCCACTCAGGCAATGCCAACATACCATCCATTTATGCTAATGGGACCCATCTGGTCCCGGGTCAACATAAGACTCTGGTAGTGACAGCCAACAGAGGGTCATCACCACAGGTGATGTCCAGGAGCAATGGCTCAGTCAGTAGGAAGCCTCGGCCTCCACACACTCATTCCTACACCATCAGCCACGCAACGCTGGAACGAATTGGTGCAGTACCTGTCATGGTACCAGCCCAGAGTCGGGCCGGGTCCTTGGTATAG
- the IGSF11 gene encoding immunoglobulin superfamily member 11 isoform X3, translated as MYSQLAVGKKPERDRHVGGSLYWGPSCYPSVAASLEVSESPGSIQVARGQTAVLPCTFTTSAALINLNVIWMVTPLSNANQPEQVILYQGGQMFDGAPRFHGRVGFTGTMPATNVSIFINNTQLSDTGTYQCLVNNLPDIGGRNIGVTGLTVLVPPSAPHCQIQGSQDIGSDVILLCSSEEGIPRPTYLWEKLDNTLKLPPTATQDQVQGTVTIRNISALSSGLYQCVASNAIGTSTCLLDLQVISPQPRNIGLIAGAIGTGAVIIIFCIALILGAFFYWRSKNKEEEEEEIPNEIREDDLPPKCSSAKAFHTEISSSDNNTLTSSNTYNSRYWSNNPKVHRNTESVNHFSDLGQSFSFHSGNANIPSIYANGTHLVPGQHKTLVVTANRGSSPQVMSRSNGSVSRKPRPPHTHSYTISHATLERIGAVPVMVPAQSRAGSLV; from the exons GTGTCGCAGCATCCCTGGAAGTGTCAGAGAGCCCTGGGAGTATCCAGGTGGCCCGGGGTCAGACAGCAGTCCTGCCCTGCACTTTCACTACCAGCGCTGCCCTCATTAACCTCAATGTCATTTGGATGGTCACTCCTCTCTCCAATGCCAACCAACCTGAACAG gTCATCCTGTATCAGGGTGGACAGATGTTTGATGGTGCCCCCCGGTTCCACGGTAGGGTAGGATTTACAGGCACCATGCCAGCTACCAATGTCTCTATCTTCATTAATAACACTCAGTTATCAGATACTGGCACCTACCAGTGCCTGGTCAACAACCTTCCAGACATAGGGGGCAGGAACATTGGGGTCACCGGTCTCACAGTGTTAG TTCCCCCTTCTGCCCCACACTGCCAAATCCAAGGATCCCAGGATATTGGCAGCGATGTCATCCTGCTCTGTAGCTCAGAGGAAGGCATTCCTCGACCAACTTACCTTTGGGAGAAGTTAGACAATACCCTCAAACTACCTCCAACAGCTACTCAGG ACCAGGTCCAGGGAACAGTCACCATCCGGAACATCAGTGCCCTGTCTTCAGGTTTGTACCAGTGCGTGGCTTCTAATGCTATTGGAACCAGCACCTGTCTTCTGGATCTCCAGGTTATTTCAC CCCAGCCCAGGAACATTGGACTAATAGCTGGAGCCATTGGCACTGGTGCAGTTATTATCATTTTTTGCATTGCACTAATTTTAGGGGCATTCTTTTACTggagaagcaaaaataaagaggaggaagaagaagaaattcctAATGAAATAAG AGAGGATGATCTTCCACCCAAGTGTTCTTCTGCCAAAGCATTTCACACTGAGATTTCCTCCTCGGACAACAACACACTAACCTCTTCCAATACCTACAACAGTCGATACTGGAGCAACAATCCAAAAGTTCATAGAAACACAGAGTCAGTCAACCACTTCAGTGACTTGGGCCAGTCTTTCTCTTTCCACTCAGGCAATGCCAACATACCATCCATTTATGCTAATGGGACCCATCTGGTCCCGGGTCAACATAAGACTCTGGTAGTGACAGCCAACAGAGGGTCATCACCACAGGTGATGTCCAGGAGCAATGGCTCAGTCAGTAGGAAGCCTCGGCCTCCACACACTCATTCCTACACCATCAGCCACGCAACGCTGGAACGAATTGGTGCAGTACCTGTCATGGTACCAGCCCAGAGTCGGGCCGGGTCCTTGGTATAG
- the IGSF11 gene encoding immunoglobulin superfamily member 11 isoform X4 — protein MTSQRSPLAPLLLLSLHGVAASLEVSESPGSIQVARGQTAVLPCTFTTSAALINLNVIWMVTPLSNANQPEQVILYQGGQMFDGAPRFHGRVGFTGTMPATNVSIFINNTQLSDTGTYQCLVNNLPDIGGRNIGVTGLTVLVPPSAPHCQIQGSQDIGSDVILLCSSEEGIPRPTYLWEKLDNTLKLPPTATQDQVQGTVTIRNISALSSGLYQCVASNAIGTSTCLLDLQVISPQPRNIGLIAGAIGTGAVIIIFCIALILGAFFYWRSKNKEEEEEEIPNEIREDDLPPKCSSAKAFHTEISSSDNNTLTSSNTYNSRYWSNNPKVHRNTESVNHFSDLGQSFSFHSGNANIPSIYANGTHLVPGQHKTLVVTANRGSSPQVMSRSNGSVSRKPRPPHTHSYTISHATLERIGAVPVMVPAQSRAGSLV, from the exons GTGTCGCAGCATCCCTGGAAGTGTCAGAGAGCCCTGGGAGTATCCAGGTGGCCCGGGGTCAGACAGCAGTCCTGCCCTGCACTTTCACTACCAGCGCTGCCCTCATTAACCTCAATGTCATTTGGATGGTCACTCCTCTCTCCAATGCCAACCAACCTGAACAG gTCATCCTGTATCAGGGTGGACAGATGTTTGATGGTGCCCCCCGGTTCCACGGTAGGGTAGGATTTACAGGCACCATGCCAGCTACCAATGTCTCTATCTTCATTAATAACACTCAGTTATCAGATACTGGCACCTACCAGTGCCTGGTCAACAACCTTCCAGACATAGGGGGCAGGAACATTGGGGTCACCGGTCTCACAGTGTTAG TTCCCCCTTCTGCCCCACACTGCCAAATCCAAGGATCCCAGGATATTGGCAGCGATGTCATCCTGCTCTGTAGCTCAGAGGAAGGCATTCCTCGACCAACTTACCTTTGGGAGAAGTTAGACAATACCCTCAAACTACCTCCAACAGCTACTCAGG ACCAGGTCCAGGGAACAGTCACCATCCGGAACATCAGTGCCCTGTCTTCAGGTTTGTACCAGTGCGTGGCTTCTAATGCTATTGGAACCAGCACCTGTCTTCTGGATCTCCAGGTTATTTCAC CCCAGCCCAGGAACATTGGACTAATAGCTGGAGCCATTGGCACTGGTGCAGTTATTATCATTTTTTGCATTGCACTAATTTTAGGGGCATTCTTTTACTggagaagcaaaaataaagaggaggaagaagaagaaattcctAATGAAATAAG AGAGGATGATCTTCCACCCAAGTGTTCTTCTGCCAAAGCATTTCACACTGAGATTTCCTCCTCGGACAACAACACACTAACCTCTTCCAATACCTACAACAGTCGATACTGGAGCAACAATCCAAAAGTTCATAGAAACACAGAGTCAGTCAACCACTTCAGTGACTTGGGCCAGTCTTTCTCTTTCCACTCAGGCAATGCCAACATACCATCCATTTATGCTAATGGGACCCATCTGGTCCCGGGTCAACATAAGACTCTGGTAGTGACAGCCAACAGAGGGTCATCACCACAGGTGATGTCCAGGAGCAATGGCTCAGTCAGTAGGAAGCCTCGGCCTCCACACACTCATTCCTACACCATCAGCCACGCAACGCTGGAACGAATTGGTGCAGTACCTGTCATGGTACCAGCCCAGAGTCGGGCCGGGTCCTTGGTATAG
- the IGSF11 gene encoding immunoglobulin superfamily member 11 isoform X16 yields MVTPLSNANQPEQVILYQGGQMFDGAPRFHGRVGFTGTMPATNVSIFINNTQLSDTGTYQCLVNNLPDIGGRNIGVTGLTVLVPPSAPHCQIQGSQDIGSDVILLCSSEEGIPRPTYLWEKLDNTLKLPPTATQDQVQGTVTIRNISALSSGLYQCVASNAIGTSTCLLDLQVISPQPRNIGLIAGAIGTGAVIIIFCIALILGAFFYWRSKNKEEEEEEIPNEIREDDLPPKCSSAKAFHTEISSSDNNTLTSSNTYNSRYWSNNPKVHRNTESVNHFSDLGQSFSFHSGNANIPSIYANGTHLVPGQHKTLVVTANRGSSPQVMSRSNGSVSRKPRPPHTHSYTISHATLERIGAVPVMVPAQSRAGSLV; encoded by the exons ATGGTCACTCCTCTCTCCAATGCCAACCAACCTGAACAG gTCATCCTGTATCAGGGTGGACAGATGTTTGATGGTGCCCCCCGGTTCCACGGTAGGGTAGGATTTACAGGCACCATGCCAGCTACCAATGTCTCTATCTTCATTAATAACACTCAGTTATCAGATACTGGCACCTACCAGTGCCTGGTCAACAACCTTCCAGACATAGGGGGCAGGAACATTGGGGTCACCGGTCTCACAGTGTTAG TTCCCCCTTCTGCCCCACACTGCCAAATCCAAGGATCCCAGGATATTGGCAGCGATGTCATCCTGCTCTGTAGCTCAGAGGAAGGCATTCCTCGACCAACTTACCTTTGGGAGAAGTTAGACAATACCCTCAAACTACCTCCAACAGCTACTCAGG ACCAGGTCCAGGGAACAGTCACCATCCGGAACATCAGTGCCCTGTCTTCAGGTTTGTACCAGTGCGTGGCTTCTAATGCTATTGGAACCAGCACCTGTCTTCTGGATCTCCAGGTTATTTCAC CCCAGCCCAGGAACATTGGACTAATAGCTGGAGCCATTGGCACTGGTGCAGTTATTATCATTTTTTGCATTGCACTAATTTTAGGGGCATTCTTTTACTggagaagcaaaaataaagaggaggaagaagaagaaattcctAATGAAATAAG AGAGGATGATCTTCCACCCAAGTGTTCTTCTGCCAAAGCATTTCACACTGAGATTTCCTCCTCGGACAACAACACACTAACCTCTTCCAATACCTACAACAGTCGATACTGGAGCAACAATCCAAAAGTTCATAGAAACACAGAGTCAGTCAACCACTTCAGTGACTTGGGCCAGTCTTTCTCTTTCCACTCAGGCAATGCCAACATACCATCCATTTATGCTAATGGGACCCATCTGGTCCCGGGTCAACATAAGACTCTGGTAGTGACAGCCAACAGAGGGTCATCACCACAGGTGATGTCCAGGAGCAATGGCTCAGTCAGTAGGAAGCCTCGGCCTCCACACACTCATTCCTACACCATCAGCCACGCAACGCTGGAACGAATTGGTGCAGTACCTGTCATGGTACCAGCCCAGAGTCGGGCCGGGTCCTTGGTATAG
- the IGSF11 gene encoding immunoglobulin superfamily member 11 isoform X10: protein MTSQRSPLAPLLLLSLHGVAASLEVSESPGSIQVARGQTAVLPCTFTTSAALINLNVIWMVTPLSNANQPEQVILYQGGQMFDGAPRFHGRVGFTGTMPATNVSIFINNTQLSDTGTYQCLVNNLPDIGGRNIGVTGLTVLVPPSAPHCQIQGSQDIGSDVILLCSSEEGIPRPTYLWEKLDNTLKLPPTATQDQVQGTVTIRNISALSSAQPRNIGLIAGAIGTGAVIIIFCIALILGAFFYWRSKNKEEEEEEIPNEIREDDLPPKCSSAKAFHTEISSSDNNTLTSSNTYNSRYWSNNPKVHRNTESVNHFSDLGQSFSFHSGNANIPSIYANGTHLVPGQHKTLVVTANRGSSPQVMSRSNGSVSRKPRPPHTHSYTISHATLERIGAVPVMVPAQSRAGSLV, encoded by the exons GTGTCGCAGCATCCCTGGAAGTGTCAGAGAGCCCTGGGAGTATCCAGGTGGCCCGGGGTCAGACAGCAGTCCTGCCCTGCACTTTCACTACCAGCGCTGCCCTCATTAACCTCAATGTCATTTGGATGGTCACTCCTCTCTCCAATGCCAACCAACCTGAACAG gTCATCCTGTATCAGGGTGGACAGATGTTTGATGGTGCCCCCCGGTTCCACGGTAGGGTAGGATTTACAGGCACCATGCCAGCTACCAATGTCTCTATCTTCATTAATAACACTCAGTTATCAGATACTGGCACCTACCAGTGCCTGGTCAACAACCTTCCAGACATAGGGGGCAGGAACATTGGGGTCACCGGTCTCACAGTGTTAG TTCCCCCTTCTGCCCCACACTGCCAAATCCAAGGATCCCAGGATATTGGCAGCGATGTCATCCTGCTCTGTAGCTCAGAGGAAGGCATTCCTCGACCAACTTACCTTTGGGAGAAGTTAGACAATACCCTCAAACTACCTCCAACAGCTACTCAGG ACCAGGTCCAGGGAACAGTCACCATCCGGAACATCAGTGCCCTGTCTTCAG CCCAGCCCAGGAACATTGGACTAATAGCTGGAGCCATTGGCACTGGTGCAGTTATTATCATTTTTTGCATTGCACTAATTTTAGGGGCATTCTTTTACTggagaagcaaaaataaagaggaggaagaagaagaaattcctAATGAAATAAG AGAGGATGATCTTCCACCCAAGTGTTCTTCTGCCAAAGCATTTCACACTGAGATTTCCTCCTCGGACAACAACACACTAACCTCTTCCAATACCTACAACAGTCGATACTGGAGCAACAATCCAAAAGTTCATAGAAACACAGAGTCAGTCAACCACTTCAGTGACTTGGGCCAGTCTTTCTCTTTCCACTCAGGCAATGCCAACATACCATCCATTTATGCTAATGGGACCCATCTGGTCCCGGGTCAACATAAGACTCTGGTAGTGACAGCCAACAGAGGGTCATCACCACAGGTGATGTCCAGGAGCAATGGCTCAGTCAGTAGGAAGCCTCGGCCTCCACACACTCATTCCTACACCATCAGCCACGCAACGCTGGAACGAATTGGTGCAGTACCTGTCATGGTACCAGCCCAGAGTCGGGCCGGGTCCTTGGTATAG
- the IGSF11 gene encoding immunoglobulin superfamily member 11 isoform X12 — translation MTSQRSPLAPLLLLSLHGVAASLEVSESPGSIQVARGQTAVLPCTFTTSAALINLNVIWMVTPLSNANQPEQVILYQGGQMFDGAPRFHGRVGFTGTMPATNVSIFINNTQLSDTGTYQCLVNNLPDIGGRNIGVTGLTVLVPPSAPHCQIQGSQDIGSDVILLCSSEEGIPRPTYLWEKLDNTLKLPPTATQDQVQGTVTIRNISALSSGLYQCVASNAIGTSTCLLDLQVISRAFFYWRSKNKEEEEEEIPNEIREDDLPPKCSSAKAFHTEISSSDNNTLTSSNTYNSRYWSNNPKVHRNTESVNHFSDLGQSFSFHSGNANIPSIYANGTHLVPGQHKTLVVTANRGSSPQVMSRSNGSVSRKPRPPHTHSYTISHATLERIGAVPVMVPAQSRAGSLV, via the exons GTGTCGCAGCATCCCTGGAAGTGTCAGAGAGCCCTGGGAGTATCCAGGTGGCCCGGGGTCAGACAGCAGTCCTGCCCTGCACTTTCACTACCAGCGCTGCCCTCATTAACCTCAATGTCATTTGGATGGTCACTCCTCTCTCCAATGCCAACCAACCTGAACAG gTCATCCTGTATCAGGGTGGACAGATGTTTGATGGTGCCCCCCGGTTCCACGGTAGGGTAGGATTTACAGGCACCATGCCAGCTACCAATGTCTCTATCTTCATTAATAACACTCAGTTATCAGATACTGGCACCTACCAGTGCCTGGTCAACAACCTTCCAGACATAGGGGGCAGGAACATTGGGGTCACCGGTCTCACAGTGTTAG TTCCCCCTTCTGCCCCACACTGCCAAATCCAAGGATCCCAGGATATTGGCAGCGATGTCATCCTGCTCTGTAGCTCAGAGGAAGGCATTCCTCGACCAACTTACCTTTGGGAGAAGTTAGACAATACCCTCAAACTACCTCCAACAGCTACTCAGG ACCAGGTCCAGGGAACAGTCACCATCCGGAACATCAGTGCCCTGTCTTCAGGTTTGTACCAGTGCGTGGCTTCTAATGCTATTGGAACCAGCACCTGTCTTCTGGATCTCCAGGTTATTTCAC GGGCATTCTTTTACTggagaagcaaaaataaagaggaggaagaagaagaaattcctAATGAAATAAG AGAGGATGATCTTCCACCCAAGTGTTCTTCTGCCAAAGCATTTCACACTGAGATTTCCTCCTCGGACAACAACACACTAACCTCTTCCAATACCTACAACAGTCGATACTGGAGCAACAATCCAAAAGTTCATAGAAACACAGAGTCAGTCAACCACTTCAGTGACTTGGGCCAGTCTTTCTCTTTCCACTCAGGCAATGCCAACATACCATCCATTTATGCTAATGGGACCCATCTGGTCCCGGGTCAACATAAGACTCTGGTAGTGACAGCCAACAGAGGGTCATCACCACAGGTGATGTCCAGGAGCAATGGCTCAGTCAGTAGGAAGCCTCGGCCTCCACACACTCATTCCTACACCATCAGCCACGCAACGCTGGAACGAATTGGTGCAGTACCTGTCATGGTACCAGCCCAGAGTCGGGCCGGGTCCTTGGTATAG
- the IGSF11 gene encoding immunoglobulin superfamily member 11 isoform X11, with translation MSLVELLLWWNCFSRTGVAASLEVSESPGSIQVARGQTAVLPCTFTTSAALINLNVIWMVTPLSNANQPEQVILYQGGQMFDGAPRFHGRVGFTGTMPATNVSIFINNTQLSDTGTYQCLVNNLPDIGGRNIGVTGLTVLVPPSAPHCQIQGSQDIGSDVILLCSSEEGIPRPTYLWEKLDNTLKLPPTATQDQVQGTVTIRNISALSSAQPRNIGLIAGAIGTGAVIIIFCIALILGAFFYWRSKNKEEEEEEIPNEIREDDLPPKCSSAKAFHTEISSSDNNTLTSSNTYNSRYWSNNPKVHRNTESVNHFSDLGQSFSFHSGNANIPSIYANGTHLVPGQHKTLVVTANRGSSPQVMSRSNGSVSRKPRPPHTHSYTISHATLERIGAVPVMVPAQSRAGSLV, from the exons GTGTCGCAGCATCCCTGGAAGTGTCAGAGAGCCCTGGGAGTATCCAGGTGGCCCGGGGTCAGACAGCAGTCCTGCCCTGCACTTTCACTACCAGCGCTGCCCTCATTAACCTCAATGTCATTTGGATGGTCACTCCTCTCTCCAATGCCAACCAACCTGAACAG gTCATCCTGTATCAGGGTGGACAGATGTTTGATGGTGCCCCCCGGTTCCACGGTAGGGTAGGATTTACAGGCACCATGCCAGCTACCAATGTCTCTATCTTCATTAATAACACTCAGTTATCAGATACTGGCACCTACCAGTGCCTGGTCAACAACCTTCCAGACATAGGGGGCAGGAACATTGGGGTCACCGGTCTCACAGTGTTAG TTCCCCCTTCTGCCCCACACTGCCAAATCCAAGGATCCCAGGATATTGGCAGCGATGTCATCCTGCTCTGTAGCTCAGAGGAAGGCATTCCTCGACCAACTTACCTTTGGGAGAAGTTAGACAATACCCTCAAACTACCTCCAACAGCTACTCAGG ACCAGGTCCAGGGAACAGTCACCATCCGGAACATCAGTGCCCTGTCTTCAG CCCAGCCCAGGAACATTGGACTAATAGCTGGAGCCATTGGCACTGGTGCAGTTATTATCATTTTTTGCATTGCACTAATTTTAGGGGCATTCTTTTACTggagaagcaaaaataaagaggaggaagaagaagaaattcctAATGAAATAAG AGAGGATGATCTTCCACCCAAGTGTTCTTCTGCCAAAGCATTTCACACTGAGATTTCCTCCTCGGACAACAACACACTAACCTCTTCCAATACCTACAACAGTCGATACTGGAGCAACAATCCAAAAGTTCATAGAAACACAGAGTCAGTCAACCACTTCAGTGACTTGGGCCAGTCTTTCTCTTTCCACTCAGGCAATGCCAACATACCATCCATTTATGCTAATGGGACCCATCTGGTCCCGGGTCAACATAAGACTCTGGTAGTGACAGCCAACAGAGGGTCATCACCACAGGTGATGTCCAGGAGCAATGGCTCAGTCAGTAGGAAGCCTCGGCCTCCACACACTCATTCCTACACCATCAGCCACGCAACGCTGGAACGAATTGGTGCAGTACCTGTCATGGTACCAGCCCAGAGTCGGGCCGGGTCCTTGGTATAG
- the IGSF11 gene encoding immunoglobulin superfamily member 11 isoform X17 has protein sequence MVTPLSNANQPEQVILYQGGQMFDGAPRFHGRVGFTGTMPATNVSIFINNTQLSDTGTYQCLVNNLPDIGGRNIGVTGLTVLVPPSAPHCQIQGSQDIGSDVILLCSSEEGIPRPTYLWEKLDNTLKLPPTATQDQVQGTVTIRNISALSSAQPRNIGLIAGAIGTGAVIIIFCIALILGAFFYWRSKNKEEEEEEIPNEIREDDLPPKCSSAKAFHTEISSSDNNTLTSSNTYNSRYWSNNPKVHRNTESVNHFSDLGQSFSFHSGNANIPSIYANGTHLVPGQHKTLVVTANRGSSPQVMSRSNGSVSRKPRPPHTHSYTISHATLERIGAVPVMVPAQSRAGSLV, from the exons ATGGTCACTCCTCTCTCCAATGCCAACCAACCTGAACAG gTCATCCTGTATCAGGGTGGACAGATGTTTGATGGTGCCCCCCGGTTCCACGGTAGGGTAGGATTTACAGGCACCATGCCAGCTACCAATGTCTCTATCTTCATTAATAACACTCAGTTATCAGATACTGGCACCTACCAGTGCCTGGTCAACAACCTTCCAGACATAGGGGGCAGGAACATTGGGGTCACCGGTCTCACAGTGTTAG TTCCCCCTTCTGCCCCACACTGCCAAATCCAAGGATCCCAGGATATTGGCAGCGATGTCATCCTGCTCTGTAGCTCAGAGGAAGGCATTCCTCGACCAACTTACCTTTGGGAGAAGTTAGACAATACCCTCAAACTACCTCCAACAGCTACTCAGG ACCAGGTCCAGGGAACAGTCACCATCCGGAACATCAGTGCCCTGTCTTCAG CCCAGCCCAGGAACATTGGACTAATAGCTGGAGCCATTGGCACTGGTGCAGTTATTATCATTTTTTGCATTGCACTAATTTTAGGGGCATTCTTTTACTggagaagcaaaaataaagaggaggaagaagaagaaattcctAATGAAATAAG AGAGGATGATCTTCCACCCAAGTGTTCTTCTGCCAAAGCATTTCACACTGAGATTTCCTCCTCGGACAACAACACACTAACCTCTTCCAATACCTACAACAGTCGATACTGGAGCAACAATCCAAAAGTTCATAGAAACACAGAGTCAGTCAACCACTTCAGTGACTTGGGCCAGTCTTTCTCTTTCCACTCAGGCAATGCCAACATACCATCCATTTATGCTAATGGGACCCATCTGGTCCCGGGTCAACATAAGACTCTGGTAGTGACAGCCAACAGAGGGTCATCACCACAGGTGATGTCCAGGAGCAATGGCTCAGTCAGTAGGAAGCCTCGGCCTCCACACACTCATTCCTACACCATCAGCCACGCAACGCTGGAACGAATTGGTGCAGTACCTGTCATGGTACCAGCCCAGAGTCGGGCCGGGTCCTTGGTATAG